The nucleotide sequence CTCTGTTGCATTTACCTTGATGACTCGTTTTGTGATGGTAATGGTGGATATTATAGGTATTGGTGAGGTCTTGAGGTTAATTTTCAGAAATGAGAAGAAAATGAGTCAAATTAAAGCGCCTAAAATCTGATTCTAAAAGTTGAGCGGTATAGCCTTTTTCCGTCTTTTCTCTGCCCTGCTATTTTCTCTGTCCGTAAATAAGAAAGACCAGATGCCTGGATTACACTCTGCGTCACTCTCTTGCTTCCGACGCAAAGGTTTATACCTTCTTTTAGCTTTATTTCGCGAGAAACAAACGTGATTGGAGCAAGTTGCTTCTTAAAAATAGAGGCATATTTCTGAACTTTAGCTGGATCGCCTCTAAGCTGGATTATAGCTTCGTGATAATGTCCAAGAGATTTTGAACATGTGGGGCAGGTAGTTCTCGTATACTCAACAGCAACATTGTAAGAGCGCATAATCTTCGCGTCGCTCATATGTATGGATACAATTAAACTTGATGTGTTCTTATCAAAATGAAATGATGAGGCTTGACCCTTGCTATTTTTTATGATTATTTCAGCTATATTGTGTGTCGTAGGGGGAACCCAGCCTCGGCCTTTTATTTTATTGCAGACTTTACAAAGAGGGATTTTGACAGAATCTGGTGGCAAAAAAGAGATAGGATAGCAGCTTGTGCAAAAATTTCCTGCAAACTCTGCCTGGGAGGATGACCTACCACACTTTGGGCATATTTTGTGCATTTTAAAATTGATGATTAGTTAAATTATAAATATTTACATTGCTAAAAAGAAGGGGAGATGATGGGTTCAGCTGAACGAGCGATTGGACTTACAAAGTATTTTGTTAGCTTGCCGCGAGCAAGAACGATTGGAGCGTACCTTATTTTGGTTGGTGCTCTCTTCGGGCTTATAGTTAGCATTTCAACTCAAAAAATTGCAGAAATAGAAATTATAGGAAGTGTCGGGATGGGTGTGTTTCTCATCTCTCTCCCGGCTTTCCTCTCAGCTTTTACAGTTTATCTAGTGTGTAGGTGGATACCTCTAAAGCGAGTGCTAGTTCTTTCACTTTTTGGAGCAATGAGCTATGGGGTATTTTATGTAATAGGGATTTTGCTTTTAGAGAGTGGAGTTTCCTTTGGAGGGGAAGTGATTCTCGTAGGATTTGGGCTTATCTTTGTAATATGGTTTTTGATTGCAAAGCTTGTGTTTGGTCTTGGAAAGATTTCTTTTGTTTTTGCAACACTCCAGCTCTTTTATAACGCAATATTTCTTATGACTACCCACCTCATCTCCTTTGACGAAGGCTGGATGCCGATCATCTTAAAGATGTATTTTTCATCATTACTGTTTTTGATTGCGCTATATTCTCTTTTTTTCGTATTGAATGCGCCTATGAAGAGAAACATTGGTGTAGATAGTACGCAAGCAATCTCTATGTTTGCAGCTCAATGGCTTGAAGGCGGAAAAGAGCTTGAAGAAACTTTTGAATCTATGGGGGAAGAAGTTGAGACATTATTGGGGACTATTGTGTTTAAGGGCTCAAAAAAAGAAACGGTTTTCCTGGTGCCGGGAGTGCATTTTGGACCTTTTGGAAATCTCGGCGGCAGTGAATTTTCAAAGTTGCTTGCAAATAGACTGGAAGGTGAGAACAGAGACGTGTTTGTATTTCATTCTCTCGTTACAAATGACATGAATCCTGTCTCATCGCGTGAAATTGAGAAGATAATCGCCTGTTTTGAGGGACAATATAAAAAAATGGAATTTTCGCCTGCGGTTGGGAACATTTGTAGAGGACGTGGCGGAAATTCACATGCCCTCTGCCTCAAAATAAACGACTTTGCATTTGTCGGATTTTCCAGAGCACCTCTTACGACTGAGGATGTAAATTTCGGGATTGGTAGAAGCTTGCAGATGCTTGCAAATAGATTTGTTAGGGAAGCTGTTTTAGTGGACCAACATAATTCTGAAACAGGAGACATAACTTCGGTTGAGCCGGGTTCTCACATCCAATTTGAAATGGAAGAGGCGCTTTTGGACGCTCTGGAAAAAAATAAAAGGATGGAGAGATTGGAACTTGGATGCGGTGCACAAAAACTTGAGTGCAAATCGGTAGGGGGAGGTGGGATAAAAACTGCTCTCTTTGGATTTGGAAAAAAGTTTTTTGCGTTAATTTTGTTAGACTCTAATGGAGTCGTTCCCTCTTTTAGAGATGAGGTAATAAGAGAGGTAAAAGAATGGGGAAAGAAGAAAAAAATGGAAGTAGAAGCCGAGATTTTTACTACAGATACTCATGAGGTGAATATTGTTCAGGGAGTCTTGAATCCTGTAGGAAAGAGGCGTGAAGAGGGTGAGGAAGTTATTTCTGCTATTGTTAATTGCCTAGAAGAAGCTAAAAGGAACATGGAAGGAGTAAGCGCGGGCGTTTCTGTGGACAGATTCACCACAACTGTATTGGGAGCGAAAGTCTCCACTGAAGTAGTTGCAACTATAAGTGCAGTAATTGCAATCGCAAGGATAGCTATACCTGTGATACTTATAGGCACCGTTATCTTGATTTTATGGAGCCTTACAAAAATTAAGTAAAAGAAGTGAGAGGGGATTTTCTGAAGCTTGGATTTTTTACAGATACTTATCTTCCAAATAGAGACGGCGTAGTTAGGGTTATATTAAACACGAAGGAAGTTATTGAAAGAAAAGGACATAGAGTATACACGTTTGCACCTTATGGAAATGAAAAAACGAACGTCGATGAAGATAACGACGTATTTTACTATCATTCTGCAAGTTTTTTTCCCTATCCAGATTACAGAGTTGCACTATTTCCGTTTTTTGCTTATAAGAGGGCACAGAAGGTTGGAGTGGAGATAGTGCATTCTCACGGCGTTGCAACGATGGGAATTGCGGCTTTAAAGACTGCGCGCATGCTTAGGGTTGGGTCGGTTGCAACGTTCCACACTCTTTTGCCAAATGCTGCGCGTTACATAGGTGGAAGCTGGTTTCTTGAAGGCATAACCAAAAGAGCAATATGGAGATATTTGGAGTGGTATTATAGTCAGTTTGAGCGCGTTATATCTCCAACCAATTATACAAAAAAGATCCTTCAAAAGCATGGAATAGAGGCTGTTGTCTTGCCAAGTGGTGTGGATACAGCAAGATTTACACCTAATAAAAAGTTAGGGGAAAGGATAAAAAAGAAATGGGGAATTTGTGGCAAGAAAGTTGCTCTTTATCTTGGAAGAATTGCTCGAGAAAAAAGGTTGGAGATTTTTTTTGAGGCTGCAAGCAAAATAAACAAGGAATCTGAAATCTTTTTTGTTGTTGCAGGGAAGGGACCAGCTTTGGATTACTACAGGGCAATGGCAGAGAGGATGAACATCTCTGGAAAGGTTATTTTCACAGGATTTGTTCCTGAGGACCAACTTTCGGCGTATTATAATGCAGCTGACGTGTTCATTATGCCATCATCCTTTGAGACACAGGGTTTAAGTGCTCTGGAAGCACTTGCTTGTGGGGTTCCGATATGTGTTGAGAGGGATTCTGCCACTGCAGAATTCGTCAAGAATGGAAAAAATGGGGGTTTGTTTTCAGATGCGGAAGAGTGTGCAGAGAGCATATTAAAGATTTCTACTCAAAAAATCAAGATGAAAGAATTTGCAAGAAAAACTGCGTTGGAATACTCAAACGAAAAAATGGTTGGAAAGCTCCTCGAGCTTTATAAGCAGCTCATCTGATTAAATACCTCAGATTAGATAATTATTGAATCTATAAATGATGGCAACTGCTCAAGAGATATTAGAAAGAGTCTCTTTGAAGCAACTTCAAGTTTGATTCTTACTGCAAGTGGAGTTGTAGAGGTGAGTCGCTTAGAAAACTCTTCAAGCACTATTGAATTTTCAAAAAGGAGGATTGTTGGGTATTCGGAAATGGAGCATAGTGCGCGATAAGCAGATGAATCATCCTCAAAGAAGCAGATAGCGTATTCTCTTCCAGATATAGAAAATTTTACGTCTGCCTCTTCATTGCTTGTTGGTCTTGAAAATTTGATTGCTTTGGTTATAAGTACATCTCTAACGTGTCTGAATAGAGATAGATTCTTGAGGCTTCTTTTTGCTTCGGTTTCCCATCTTTTCAGACACCAGAAGCCTAGTACTTCTTTTACCTCGCCAGTACGGTTTTGGATTTGGAGCAAAATGCGCTCAAGATTGTAATCACCAATGATTATTGGACTGCCGTTATGCTTCAACTTCCTAAACCCGCTTTTGAGGTCTTCAAGTGAAAGTGGCATGTATCGCCATTGGTACGTTTTATTTACGGTATCAAAGAGCTCCAGTACTTGATCTTTCTTTATTGGAATCTTTATTTGTGATATTGGTGGAAATTCAGGTATATCTATAACAAGAAGCTGTTTTTCTGGCTTGCGGAGATAGGTGCCTATTGCAAAAAACAGAATAGTCAGCATTCCCATGAAGATGATTAGTGGATTTTCATAAAACTGCTTTTGAAGTATATACTCGATTTGAATAGATTTTTTAAAGCCGCCGTCGAACTCGAAGGTGAAGTTATGGGTACC is from Candidatus Anstonellales archaeon and encodes:
- a CDS encoding glycosyltransferase, with amino-acid sequence MRGDFLKLGFFTDTYLPNRDGVVRVILNTKEVIERKGHRVYTFAPYGNEKTNVDEDNDVFYYHSASFFPYPDYRVALFPFFAYKRAQKVGVEIVHSHGVATMGIAALKTARMLRVGSVATFHTLLPNAARYIGGSWFLEGITKRAIWRYLEWYYSQFERVISPTNYTKKILQKHGIEAVVLPSGVDTARFTPNKKLGERIKKKWGICGKKVALYLGRIAREKRLEIFFEAASKINKESEIFFVVAGKGPALDYYRAMAERMNISGKVIFTGFVPEDQLSAYYNAADVFIMPSSFETQGLSALEALACGVPICVERDSATAEFVKNGKNGGLFSDAEECAESILKISTQKIKMKEFARKTALEYSNEKMVGKLLELYKQLI
- a CDS encoding DUF2070 family protein translates to MMGSAERAIGLTKYFVSLPRARTIGAYLILVGALFGLIVSISTQKIAEIEIIGSVGMGVFLISLPAFLSAFTVYLVCRWIPLKRVLVLSLFGAMSYGVFYVIGILLLESGVSFGGEVILVGFGLIFVIWFLIAKLVFGLGKISFVFATLQLFYNAIFLMTTHLISFDEGWMPIILKMYFSSLLFLIALYSLFFVLNAPMKRNIGVDSTQAISMFAAQWLEGGKELEETFESMGEEVETLLGTIVFKGSKKETVFLVPGVHFGPFGNLGGSEFSKLLANRLEGENRDVFVFHSLVTNDMNPVSSREIEKIIACFEGQYKKMEFSPAVGNICRGRGGNSHALCLKINDFAFVGFSRAPLTTEDVNFGIGRSLQMLANRFVREAVLVDQHNSETGDITSVEPGSHIQFEMEEALLDALEKNKRMERLELGCGAQKLECKSVGGGGIKTALFGFGKKFFALILLDSNGVVPSFRDEVIREVKEWGKKKKMEVEAEIFTTDTHEVNIVQGVLNPVGKRREEGEEVISAIVNCLEEAKRNMEGVSAGVSVDRFTTTVLGAKVSTEVVATISAVIAIARIAIPVILIGTVILILWSLTKIK
- a CDS encoding NMD3-related protein, giving the protein MHKICPKCGRSSSQAEFAGNFCTSCYPISFLPPDSVKIPLCKVCNKIKGRGWVPPTTHNIAEIIIKNSKGQASSFHFDKNTSSLIVSIHMSDAKIMRSYNVAVEYTRTTCPTCSKSLGHYHEAIIQLRGDPAKVQKYASIFKKQLAPITFVSREIKLKEGINLCVGSKRVTQSVIQASGLSYLRTEKIAGQRKDGKRLYRSTFRIRF